A single window of Vigna unguiculata cultivar IT97K-499-35 chromosome 1, ASM411807v1, whole genome shotgun sequence DNA harbors:
- the LOC114186889 gene encoding uncharacterized protein LOC114186889: protein MAPLLYLRCRNLFLLSLLFFLFVSLCFFTVSSESHPQSRALSSGTARRMFELEEENEEFEQPLKKKSTKNKTTSLIKPSNSSKNQTKAVKFSNLNSSKNQTKTVKSSYPNSFKNQTKLAKPKPKTKTELITDTEVVVKKLNSTALKSKKLNSTSTKKPSSLDLAKTSGGGGKNKTTKATATKDKEASKKTKLDEAESDKKSGGGKKKQSQPSWVLEDEFDDDLVSEFRDLPKKFQQTLIPDLERISTTSKAYITKANKEMTKGFKPYVGNKYAPTIATLLSCAFALIPLLLASLLFNKIKAYFSLQKLLIFIQAYLAIYFSILCLSSFITGVEPLRFFFSTSRSTYLCLQVLQTLAYVLYLLLLVMYLVLVFSTESGLGSKFLGLAQTFVGFSVGLHYYMTVFHRVVLKQPPKTNWKIHAIYATCFCLICVIAGADRRKKTYLEEGGEEGKKN, encoded by the coding sequence ATGGCTCCACTCTTGTACCTTCGTTGCAGAAACCTGTTCCTcctctctcttcttttcttcctttttgttTCTCTTTGCTTTTTCACTGTTTCCTCAGAATCTCATCCTCAAAGCAGAGCCTTGTCCAGTGGCACCGCCAGGAGAATGTTTGAGTTGGAGGAAGAAAACGAAGAGTTCGAACAACCCCTCAaaaagaaatccaccaaaaacaaaacaacctCCTTGATCAAGCCCTCTAATTCCTCCAAAAACCAAACCAAAGCCGTCAAATTCAGCAACCTTAACTCCTCCAAAAACCAGACCAAAACCGTCAAATCCAGTTACCCCAATTCCTTCAAAAACCAAACCAAGTTAGCCaaaccaaaacccaaaaccaaaaCCGAACTCATCACCGACACAGAGGTTGTCGTGAAGAAACTCAATTCCACCGCATTAAAGTCCAAGAAGCTGAATTCGACTTCCACCAAGAAACCGTCCTCATTGGATCTCGCGAAAACGAGTGGGGGTGGCGGCAAGAACAAAACCACAAAAGCCACCGCCACAAAGGACAAGGAAGCGAGTAAAAAGACGAAGCTGGATGAGGCGGAATCCGACAAGAAGAGCGGTGGCGGTAAGAAGAAACAATCGCAACCGAGTTGGGTGCTGGAAGACGAGTTCGACGATGATTTGGTTTCGGAGTTCAGAGATCTACCCAAGAAATTCCAACAAACACTGATCCCTGACCTGGAACGAATCTCCACAACCTCCAAAGCTTACATCACGAAAGCCAACAAAGAGATGACGAAAGGATTCAAACCCTACGTCGGAAACAAGTACGCACCCACCATTGCCACTTTACTCTCTTGCGCGTTCGCTTTGATACCTTTGCTATTGGCCTCGCTcctcttcaacaaaatcaaagccTATTTCTCACTGCAAAAACTCTTGATCTTCATCCAAGCCTATCTCGCTATCTACTTCTCCATTCTCTGTCTCTCTTCATTCATCACCGGCGTTGAACCTCTCAGGTTTTTCTTCTCTACTTCGCGCTCCACGTATCTCTGCCTGCAGGTTCTCCAAACTCTCGCTTACGTCCTCTACCTTTTGCTCCTCGTAATGTATCTTGTTTTGGTCTTCTCCACTGAGTCTGGGCTGGGCTCCAAGTTTCTGGGCCTGGCCCAAACCTTCGTGGGCTTCTCCGTCGGGTTGCACTACTACATGACGGTGTTTCACAGGGTGGTGCTGAAGCAACCGCCCAAGACCAATTGGAAGATTCACGCCATTTACGCCACGTGTTTttgcctcatttgtgtcattgCTGGAGCTGACAGAAGAAAGAAGACCTACTTGGAAGAGGGTGGAGAAGAGGGCAAGAAAAATTGA